The Pyrococcus kukulkanii genome contains a region encoding:
- the crn3 gene encoding CRISPR-associated ring nuclease Crn3/Csx3: MLKFKTVELEEFTVVHFEIDEVLEPKELKSLNPPKVKANKGVVLSGRGPIWLYAFLVHHYHPVAWIGTYDPRIGVVVVESHVLGVEPGDVYQLNIEEVL; the protein is encoded by the coding sequence ATGCTGAAATTTAAAACAGTTGAGCTCGAAGAATTCACGGTAGTTCATTTCGAAATAGATGAAGTTCTTGAGCCTAAGGAGCTGAAGTCTCTTAATCCGCCGAAAGTTAAGGCAAATAAGGGGGTAGTTCTCAGCGGAAGGGGCCCAATATGGCTCTACGCCTTTCTCGTTCACCACTATCACCCAGTCGCTTGGATCGGCACTTATGATCCTAGGATTGGAGTTGTAGTTGTTGAATCACATGTTCTTGGGGTTGAGCCTGGTGACGTTTACCAACTCAACATAGAGGAGGTGCTCTAG